A stretch of the Vicinamibacterales bacterium genome encodes the following:
- a CDS encoding energy transducer TonB, translating into MRQILTVALLAVVTSAAGYAQQSKPYKSTDEGVKAPVVIKEVRPKYTAGAMERQVQGSVEVEAIVKADGTVGDVTVIKSLDPELDEQAVNATKEWRFRPGTKDAKAVDVAVQIELTFTLRADE; encoded by the coding sequence GTGAGACAGATCCTGACCGTCGCGCTCCTCGCCGTCGTGACCTCCGCGGCCGGGTACGCACAGCAGAGCAAGCCGTACAAGTCGACCGACGAAGGGGTCAAGGCTCCGGTCGTGATCAAAGAGGTCAGGCCGAAGTACACCGCCGGGGCCATGGAGCGGCAGGTGCAGGGGAGCGTCGAGGTCGAGGCCATCGTCAAGGCCGACGGCACCGTCGGCGACGTGACGGTGATCAAGTCGCTCGATCCCGAACTGGACGAGCAGGCAGTGAACGCCACGAAGGAGTGGCGCTTCCGACCCGGCACGAAGGACGCGAAGGCCGTCGACGTCGCGGTGCAGATCGAGTTGACCTTCACGCTGCGCGCGGACGAGTAA